In a genomic window of Desulfobulbaceae bacterium:
- the maf gene encoding septum formation protein Maf, which translates to MTAKINGTFVISPPLTSGGAIGCFRNTAPFVLASASPRRREMLSGLGLEFVIDAADADEMVLPGEGPEVFVVRVAEDKARIVASRHPEEWVLAADTVVALDGEMLGKPVDAAEAMSMLARLSGRWHEVWTGFCLCRGGQAASRCAVRTAVRFANLTDPVIWAYVRSGDPLDKAGGYGIQSFGGFMVQEINGSYSNVVGLPLAEVVAVMFDLGIVQPVAAEGRACC; encoded by the coding sequence ATGACGGCAAAGATAAACGGTACTTTTGTAATTTCTCCGCCTTTGACTTCTGGTGGAGCTATCGGTTGTTTCCGAAACACAGCGCCGTTTGTTCTGGCTTCGGCCTCGCCCCGTCGGCGGGAGATGCTGTCGGGGCTTGGTCTTGAGTTTGTGATCGATGCCGCCGATGCGGATGAGATGGTCTTACCCGGAGAAGGGCCGGAGGTCTTTGTCGTGCGAGTGGCGGAGGACAAGGCCCGGATTGTGGCCAGTCGTCACCCGGAAGAATGGGTGTTGGCAGCAGATACGGTGGTGGCGCTGGATGGAGAGATGCTGGGTAAACCGGTGGATGCTGCCGAGGCGATGTCGATGCTTGCCCGCTTGTCTGGTCGGTGGCATGAAGTGTGGACGGGATTCTGTCTCTGTCGGGGGGGGCAGGCAGCGAGTCGTTGTGCTGTCAGGACTGCTGTTCGGTTTGCAAATCTTACTGATCCTGTAATTTGGGCTTATGTGCGCTCCGGGGATCCTTTGGATAAGGCCGGTGGCTATGGTATTCAGTCGTTTGGAGGTTTTATGGTGCAGGAGATTAACGGCTCATACAGTAATGTGGTAGGTCTGCCATTAGCCGAGGTGGTTGCTGTGATGTTCGATCTGGGGATTGTGCAGCCTGTTGCTGCTGAGGGGAGAGCGTGTTGTTAA